A window from Urocitellus parryii isolate mUroPar1 chromosome 1, mUroPar1.hap1, whole genome shotgun sequence encodes these proteins:
- the LOC113201118 gene encoding interferon-inducible GTPase 1 has translation MGQQFSGTPAHDQHHDLASSFTAHLKNLEVENKIISQETISLIELQLKKGNIEEATFAINSVVEKNSNAQLNIAVTGECGAGKSSFINALRGIGHEEKDAALIGVVEMTMKRTPYIHPDFPNVIIWDLPGIGITKFQPKHYLENVKFREYDFFIIVSATRFKKNDLDLVKTIKIKKKDFYFVRTKVDCDLKNAQISKPTTFDREKVLQQIREDCVINFKSNNIDKPQIFLISNCDPSKYDFPILKDKLLKDLLVQKHRDFMLSLLKIIDRAILRNRCFLKQFTWLEELKSKILATLPVEGITSDK, from the coding sequence ATGGGTCAACAGTTCTCTGGTACTCCTGCTCATGATCAGCACCATGATTTGGCCTCCAGCTTTACTGCACATTTGAAGAACTTGGAGgtagaaaacaaaatcatttctCAGGAAACCATCAGTTTGATAGAGTTGCAACTGAAAAAAGGAAACATTGAGGAGGCAACCTTTGCAATCAACAGTGTagtggaaaaaaatagtaatgcCCAACTCAACATTGCTGTAACAGGGGAGTGTGGGGCAGGGAAGTCAAGTTTCATCAATGCCCTGAGAGGGATTGGTCATGAAGAAAAAGATGCAGCTCTTATTGGGGTGGTGGAGATGACCATGAAGAGAACTCCATACATACACCCAGATTTTCCCAATGTGATAATCTGGGACCTTCCTGGGATTGGAATCACGAAGTTCCAGCCAAAACATTATCTGGAGAATGTAAAATTTAGGGAGTATGACTTCTTCATTATTGTTTCTGCTACACGCTTCAAGAAAAATGATTTGGACCTGGTCAAGACAATCAAAATTAAGAAGAAGGATTTTTACTTTGTGAGAACCAAGGTAGACTGCGATTTAAAAAATGCACAGATATCTAAGCCAACTACCTTTGACAGAGAAAAAGTCCTGCAGCAGATCCGAGAGGACTGTGTGATTAATTTTAAGAGTAATAACATTGATAAACcacaaatatttttgatatcCAACTGTGATCCTTCTAAGTATGATTTCCCGATCTTGAAAGACAAGCTACTAAAGGATCTGCTTGTTCAAAAGCACCGTGATTTTATGCTTTCCCTGCTTAAGATTATTGATAGGGCTATTTTAAGAAACCGGTGTTTTCTGAAGCAGTTTACCTGGCTAGAAGAATTGAAGTCTAAAATATTGGCCACCTTGCCTGTGGAGGGCATCACCAGTGACAAATGA